In Fibrobacter sp., a genomic segment contains:
- a CDS encoding MATE family efflux transporter, translated as MLPKLNVIQTTNSSFAPKKRGDIRDVLVVALPMLLSMSFDTFMTFIDRLFLSKLGPAEMNAALGAGAVQLALTMFFTGAVSYTTAMVAQRLGAKKRWDCARVFMQAVYLSLACVPLLYSTIPLGHLVFGLENLPADQLEYQKTYFNILMFGGIISLVRNAAPCFFSGIGETKIVMQAAFVGMIVNVVCNFVLIFGLGPIPALGVAGAAYGTLMGNAVSTVILFVKFFGKSCHRRFRTRNAFAFNWPLCRELLRKGIPSGVEMFLNMSAFQMLILMFHALGPAAATASSVMFNWDMVAYVPLMGLEVASTSLVGRYVGAKNGAAANRSTYSGLRLGWGYSAIIGVLFVFLPGVLTDVFQPDVAEASSQALAIFAEARPMGMFMLRFAALYIFVEVLLVIYAGALRGAGDTFWVMVASAVMNWFVALALYVAAYVIELPAHYAWIAVVAVYSTVPLIFWRRWKSGKWRKHVLENAS; from the coding sequence GTGCTGCCGAAATTGAACGTGATTCAGACGACGAATAGTTCTTTTGCTCCCAAGAAGCGGGGTGACATTCGGGATGTGCTTGTTGTGGCGCTCCCGATGCTTTTGTCGATGTCGTTCGATACGTTTATGACGTTTATCGACCGTCTTTTCTTATCTAAACTGGGGCCTGCCGAGATGAACGCTGCGCTTGGCGCCGGTGCGGTACAGCTTGCGCTTACGATGTTTTTTACGGGGGCGGTGAGCTACACGACGGCTATGGTGGCACAGCGCCTGGGGGCGAAAAAGCGTTGGGATTGCGCACGCGTGTTCATGCAGGCGGTTTACCTTTCGCTTGCCTGCGTTCCCCTGCTTTATTCGACAATCCCGCTGGGGCATTTGGTTTTCGGACTCGAGAACTTGCCGGCGGACCAGCTGGAATACCAGAAGACGTATTTCAACATATTGATGTTTGGCGGCATAATCTCGTTGGTGCGCAATGCGGCTCCGTGCTTCTTTAGCGGTATCGGCGAGACCAAGATTGTGATGCAGGCCGCGTTCGTGGGCATGATTGTGAATGTGGTCTGCAATTTCGTGCTGATTTTCGGTTTGGGGCCGATTCCCGCTTTGGGTGTCGCGGGTGCTGCCTACGGGACATTGATGGGGAATGCCGTCTCGACGGTTATTTTGTTCGTGAAATTCTTTGGCAAGTCGTGCCATAGGCGCTTCCGCACGCGCAATGCGTTTGCGTTCAACTGGCCGCTTTGCCGTGAACTCTTGCGGAAGGGGATTCCCTCGGGCGTCGAGATGTTCTTGAACATGTCGGCATTCCAGATGCTCATCTTGATGTTCCATGCGCTTGGGCCGGCGGCGGCGACGGCATCCTCGGTGATGTTCAACTGGGACATGGTGGCGTATGTGCCGCTCATGGGGCTCGAGGTGGCGTCAACAAGTCTCGTGGGGCGTTATGTGGGCGCTAAAAATGGCGCTGCCGCAAACAGGTCTACTTATTCGGGGCTCCGCTTGGGATGGGGCTATTCTGCGATTATCGGGGTGCTTTTCGTCTTTTTGCCGGGAGTGCTTACGGATGTTTTCCAGCCCGATGTGGCGGAGGCGTCGTCTCAGGCGCTTGCGATTTTTGCGGAAGCTAGGCCGATGGGCATGTTTATGTTGCGTTTTGCCGCACTTTACATTTTTGTCGAGGTGCTTCTGGTCATCTATGCAGGTGCCTTGCGTGGCGCGGGCGATACGTTCTGGGTGATGGTTGCGAGTGCCGTGATGAACTGGTTTGTCGCCCTTGCGCTGTACGTTGCCGCATATGTGATTGAACTGCCGGCTCATTATGCCTGGATTGCCGTTGTCGCTGTTTACAGCACTGTTCCGCTTATTTTCTGGCGGCGCTGGAAGAGCGGAAAATGGCGCAAGCATGTGCTTGAGAATGCCTCGTAG
- the fmt gene encoding methionyl-tRNA formyltransferase, with protein MKVVFMGTPEFAACFLKHLKESDHLEVVGVVTQPDRPAGRGRVLTPPPVKQLALEYGLPVLQPLDLKAPEFEADLRAFGADLFVVVAYSILPKNILAVAKYGAVNVHGSLLPKYRGAAPVQRAIADGLAETGVTVFRLDEKMDHGPILSQKVVRIDHQDTTASLLEKMVAPGCEALDEAIAQLEGGCEKDLTQDHAQASGAPKLKKEEGRIDFSLPAIVIHNRIRAFNPWPGGYATLSGRTVYLRKTDVVGVGACKAAQGVSNLAPGSIEFKENRLFVGTGDGLLEVIEIQAEGKKPMPVADFMRGLQKREGLAFC; from the coding sequence ATGAAAGTAGTTTTTATGGGAACGCCGGAATTTGCGGCTTGCTTCTTGAAGCATCTTAAGGAATCTGACCATTTGGAAGTTGTGGGCGTGGTAACCCAGCCCGATAGGCCCGCGGGTCGTGGCCGCGTGCTGACGCCCCCGCCGGTAAAGCAGCTCGCGCTTGAATACGGACTCCCTGTATTGCAGCCGCTCGATTTGAAGGCCCCGGAATTCGAGGCGGATTTGCGTGCATTCGGCGCCGACTTGTTTGTCGTTGTCGCCTATTCCATCCTCCCGAAGAATATCCTCGCCGTGGCGAAATACGGTGCGGTGAATGTGCACGGGAGCTTGCTGCCCAAGTATCGCGGTGCCGCACCGGTGCAGCGCGCGATTGCCGATGGTCTCGCCGAGACGGGCGTTACGGTTTTCCGCCTGGACGAAAAGATGGATCATGGTCCGATCCTTTCGCAGAAGGTGGTGCGCATCGACCATCAGGATACGACCGCGAGCCTGCTCGAAAAGATGGTCGCTCCCGGCTGCGAGGCGCTTGACGAGGCTATCGCCCAGCTCGAAGGCGGATGCGAGAAAGACCTGACGCAGGACCATGCGCAGGCATCCGGTGCCCCCAAGCTCAAGAAAGAAGAGGGCCGCATCGATTTCAGTTTGCCCGCAATCGTTATCCATAACCGCATCCGCGCCTTCAATCCGTGGCCGGGTGGATATGCGACGCTTTCGGGCCGTACGGTTTACCTGCGCAAGACGGATGTGGTCGGCGTGGGCGCTTGCAAGGCGGCTCAGGGCGTTTCGAATCTTGCACCGGGTTCTATTGAATTTAAGGAAAATCGTTTGTTCGTCGGTACGGGCGATGGCCTGCTCGAAGTTATTGAAATTCAGGCCGAAGGCAAGAAGCCGATGCCTGTCGCCGACTTTATGCGCGGACTTCAGAAGCGCGAAGGACTTGCATTTTGCTAA
- a CDS encoding transcription antitermination factor NusB, translated as MLTEREEAYRVLLLWQKEGTFIKESGIPPFAMEVALGVCRRHLYLQYFIKSLVKRMPSVEVCTILEMGLFQMFFMDVPDYAAIDSCVELAKSANLGEGAVRLTNAVLRSARRSGAPALPSQRVRRVSIENSIPEWLVRRWFDVYGGDRAESIARSSLERPVEWIRVNLQKTNAPVLAEKIGITGASILYDRFIEIPRDVGVKVLLALPEFSAGMFSFQNPSAYDVVKLLDAKPGMKVWDACAAPGGKSALMAEMDPTLSIYASDSSEFRLEKMKDLMDRLGLRNVNLECVDALDVDSTHFSSKFDRILLDVPCSNMGVIARRPESVYRLTPESIVELTKLQYGILERASEMLSQDGRLVYATCSPDPAETTQVINKFVKAHPEFVKVGDPVLPGSRDARFDGFFAQALERKKS; from the coding sequence TTGCTAACGGAACGTGAAGAGGCCTACCGCGTTCTTCTGCTGTGGCAGAAGGAAGGAACTTTCATCAAGGAAAGCGGTATTCCCCCGTTTGCGATGGAAGTGGCTCTCGGCGTTTGCCGCCGGCATCTTTATTTGCAGTATTTCATCAAGTCGCTCGTGAAGAGAATGCCTTCCGTGGAAGTCTGCACCATATTGGAGATGGGACTCTTCCAGATGTTCTTCATGGACGTGCCGGATTATGCCGCCATTGATTCCTGCGTAGAACTGGCGAAGTCCGCGAATCTGGGCGAGGGAGCCGTGCGGCTTACGAATGCCGTATTGCGTTCTGCCCGCAGGTCGGGCGCGCCCGCACTCCCGTCGCAGCGCGTGCGTCGCGTAAGTATCGAGAATTCTATCCCTGAATGGCTGGTGCGTCGCTGGTTCGACGTCTATGGCGGCGACCGAGCCGAAAGCATTGCGCGTTCTTCCTTAGAGCGCCCTGTGGAATGGATTCGCGTGAACCTGCAGAAGACAAACGCTCCCGTGCTTGCCGAAAAGATCGGCATTACGGGCGCGAGTATCTTGTACGATCGCTTTATCGAAATCCCGCGCGACGTGGGCGTGAAGGTACTGCTCGCCTTGCCCGAATTTTCGGCGGGCATGTTCTCGTTCCAGAATCCTTCCGCATACGATGTCGTGAAACTCCTGGATGCAAAGCCGGGAATGAAGGTGTGGGATGCCTGTGCGGCTCCCGGCGGAAAATCTGCGTTGATGGCGGAGATGGACCCGACGTTGTCTATTTATGCGAGCGATTCCTCGGAGTTCAGGCTCGAGAAGATGAAGGACTTGATGGACCGTCTCGGCCTCAGGAATGTGAACCTGGAATGTGTCGATGCGCTTGACGTGGATTCCACTCACTTTTCTTCCAAGTTCGACCGCATCCTTCTTGATGTCCCGTGCAGCAACATGGGCGTGATTGCACGGAGGCCCGAATCGGTTTACCGCTTGACGCCCGAATCCATTGTGGAACTGACGAAATTGCAGTACGGCATTCTCGAACGCGCATCGGAAATGCTTTCGCAGGATGGACGCCTGGTGTATGCCACGTGCAGTCCCGATCCGGCCGAAACGACGCAGGTCATCAACAAGTTTGTAAAGGCTCATCCCGAATTCGTGAAGGTCGGGGACCCGGTGCTGCCCGGCAGCAGGGATGCCCGATTCGACGGCTTTTTTGCACAGGCTTTGGAGCGTAAAAAATCATGA
- a CDS encoding A/G-specific adenine glycosylase, giving the protein MDENILKHLRAWFKKNAATLPWRPAELDTPRNPYAVWISETMLQQTQVSTVKDYFVRWMERFPDVETLAKASEEEVFKYWQGLGYYSRARNILKAARIIAENAGMPNTRKELESLPGIGAYTAGAILSLAFHKREAILDGNLVRIFSRFYALNFLPDGKAAETYWDYARNVADSPKAYMHNEALMELGRTVCKSKTPNCTSCPLAIGCRAYHEGRAEEFPPKRTRIQKDWHGTALVIESADGKILAVSDGQAFLRGQLALPHFETQRNATAGIPQQAERYIDSDKVASVEDCGSFKHGITVHKIECRVQHIKLKYKAAGRFTWVSKDAAKDVFANSFSLKALKLALS; this is encoded by the coding sequence ATGGACGAGAATATCCTGAAGCATCTGCGTGCCTGGTTCAAGAAGAACGCGGCCACACTCCCGTGGAGGCCCGCAGAACTCGACACGCCACGCAATCCATATGCGGTATGGATTAGCGAGACGATGCTCCAGCAGACGCAGGTTTCCACCGTAAAGGATTATTTCGTCCGCTGGATGGAACGGTTTCCCGACGTAGAAACGCTCGCAAAAGCAAGCGAAGAGGAAGTTTTCAAGTACTGGCAGGGCCTGGGGTATTACAGCCGCGCCAGGAACATCCTGAAAGCGGCAAGGATTATCGCAGAGAACGCAGGGATGCCGAACACCCGCAAGGAGCTAGAATCCCTGCCTGGAATAGGCGCCTATACCGCGGGCGCGATTCTAAGCCTCGCATTCCACAAGAGGGAAGCGATTCTGGACGGGAACCTGGTGCGCATATTCTCGCGGTTCTACGCCCTCAACTTTTTGCCCGACGGGAAGGCTGCGGAAACTTACTGGGACTACGCCCGCAATGTCGCAGACAGCCCGAAGGCATACATGCACAACGAAGCCCTGATGGAACTCGGGCGCACCGTATGCAAGTCCAAGACCCCAAATTGCACGTCGTGCCCGCTGGCCATCGGGTGCCGTGCATACCACGAAGGGCGTGCAGAAGAATTCCCGCCGAAACGAACGCGCATACAGAAGGATTGGCACGGCACGGCGCTTGTCATCGAAAGCGCCGACGGCAAGATACTCGCCGTCTCCGATGGCCAAGCGTTCCTGCGCGGGCAACTCGCCCTCCCCCATTTCGAGACGCAGAGGAATGCGACTGCAGGCATTCCCCAGCAGGCCGAACGCTATATCGACAGCGACAAGGTCGCATCCGTAGAGGACTGCGGCTCATTCAAGCACGGAATCACCGTTCACAAAATCGAATGTAGGGTGCAGCACATAAAACTCAAATATAAAGCAGCGGGCCGCTTCACATGGGTTTCCAAAGATGCAGCAAAAGATGTTTTTGCCAACAGTTTCAGCCTAAAAGCATTAAAGCTGGCTTTATCCTAG
- a CDS encoding glycosyltransferase: protein MKTASSSTKLKATDSLDSRPAIYGRTVTSTFRKCFGMKHRPPGNLRTCWIPPVVFLTIFYNLPTLLKLRRYLKKERSKRAPDDVRILFYSDNLDETNGIANNLRNVIPYMRAHGMKAFLAGSAFNTRPCGVIENSYCILLPRMFSMEQLGYANSELAIPRISPALRLLKRYPIDLIELETPSPGAWLICFCARIAGIKVFSHYRTDVPTYAKTLVKAKWMHVYVLWLMRIFYWMARPVVSPCDDYADILTKQLHVPAKQVKILPRGLPLERFSPELRGKGTWEKYGDTREKRPVRFAFIGRISKEKNLEFLNDVWKKFAAKHKDVELMYVGYGWYLEEIKKFFEGDDSVHFAGEQGGETLAGLYANADFFLFPSTTDTFGNVVVEAMSTGTPAIVSNYGGPRSIVKDNSCGRILPIDEAKWLDALEECRTLKLEKPEVYEQMRKDAHKRSMHYTLENSTRVQFDYFRQIKREFYKL, encoded by the coding sequence ATGAAGACTGCGTCAAGTTCAACAAAGCTTAAGGCGACAGACAGTCTGGACTCGCGCCCCGCGATATACGGGCGTACGGTCACGAGCACGTTCCGCAAGTGCTTCGGCATGAAGCACAGGCCTCCCGGAAATCTGCGTACCTGCTGGATTCCGCCAGTCGTGTTCCTCACCATATTTTACAACCTGCCGACACTCCTCAAGCTGCGCCGCTACCTGAAAAAAGAACGCAGCAAGCGCGCTCCCGACGACGTCCGCATCCTGTTCTACTCCGACAACCTAGACGAAACCAACGGCATCGCGAACAACCTGAGGAACGTGATTCCTTACATGCGCGCTCATGGCATGAAGGCCTTCCTCGCCGGAAGCGCATTCAACACACGTCCCTGCGGTGTCATCGAGAACAGCTACTGCATATTGCTCCCGCGCATGTTCAGCATGGAGCAGCTCGGGTACGCGAACAGCGAACTCGCCATCCCGCGCATCAGCCCGGCCCTGCGCCTGCTCAAGCGCTACCCCATTGACCTCATCGAACTCGAGACCCCGAGCCCCGGCGCATGGCTTATCTGCTTCTGCGCTCGTATCGCCGGCATCAAGGTTTTCAGCCACTACCGCACCGACGTCCCGACCTACGCGAAGACCCTCGTGAAGGCAAAATGGATGCACGTGTACGTGCTGTGGCTCATGCGCATTTTCTACTGGATGGCAAGGCCTGTCGTGAGCCCCTGCGATGACTACGCCGACATCCTCACGAAGCAGCTCCACGTTCCTGCGAAACAAGTGAAGATTCTCCCGCGCGGACTCCCGCTGGAACGGTTCTCGCCCGAACTGCGCGGGAAGGGCACGTGGGAAAAATACGGGGACACGCGCGAAAAACGCCCCGTAAGGTTCGCCTTCATCGGGCGAATCTCCAAAGAGAAAAATCTGGAATTCCTGAACGACGTATGGAAGAAATTCGCCGCCAAGCACAAGGACGTCGAACTCATGTACGTCGGCTACGGCTGGTACCTGGAAGAAATCAAGAAGTTCTTCGAAGGCGACGACAGCGTGCATTTCGCTGGCGAACAGGGCGGGGAAACTCTCGCCGGCCTCTACGCCAATGCAGACTTCTTCTTGTTCCCGAGCACCACGGACACCTTCGGGAACGTGGTGGTGGAAGCCATGTCCACCGGCACGCCCGCCATCGTGAGCAATTACGGCGGCCCGCGCAGCATCGTGAAGGACAATTCCTGCGGACGCATCCTCCCGATCGACGAAGCCAAATGGCTCGATGCACTGGAAGAATGCCGCACGCTCAAACTGGAAAAGCCCGAAGTCTACGAGCAGATGCGCAAGGACGCCCACAAGCGCAGCATGCATTACACCCTCGAAAATTCGACAAGGGTGCAGTTCGATTACTTCCGCCAAATCAAGCGCGAATTTTACAAGCTGTAG
- the hisA gene encoding phosphoribosylformimino-5-aminoimidazole carboxamide ribotide isomerase, protein MTKFRPCIDLHDGKVKQIVGSSLNDSGVGLKTNFETDRSAAWFASLYKKDGITGGHVIMLGKGNETAAKAALTAYPGGLQVGGGITADNAKEYIDAGASHVIVTSWIFPEGKLDRNRLESLVNTVSKKHLVLDLSCKRTSAPGEPPRWNIATNRWQTLIDVEITKDTLEDLASSCDEFLVHAADVEGKQQGMDDELIAFLAKNSPVPVTYAGGAKSLEDLQHVKDISGGKIDLTIGSALDLFGGKGVKYEDCVKFNKA, encoded by the coding sequence ATGACCAAGTTTCGCCCTTGCATAGACCTGCACGACGGCAAGGTCAAGCAGATTGTCGGAAGTTCACTGAACGACAGCGGAGTCGGACTCAAGACGAACTTCGAGACTGACCGTTCCGCAGCATGGTTTGCCTCCCTCTATAAAAAGGACGGCATCACAGGCGGGCACGTCATCATGCTCGGCAAGGGCAACGAGACTGCGGCCAAGGCGGCCCTTACGGCTTACCCCGGCGGTCTCCAGGTCGGTGGCGGAATCACCGCCGACAACGCGAAGGAATACATCGATGCGGGAGCGAGCCACGTGATTGTCACAAGCTGGATTTTCCCCGAAGGAAAACTCGACCGCAACCGCCTCGAAAGCCTTGTCAACACGGTTAGCAAAAAGCACCTGGTACTCGACCTCAGCTGCAAGCGCACATCGGCTCCGGGAGAACCGCCCCGCTGGAATATCGCCACGAACCGCTGGCAGACGCTCATCGACGTGGAAATTACCAAAGACACGCTCGAAGACCTTGCAAGCAGCTGTGACGAATTCCTGGTACACGCAGCCGACGTAGAAGGCAAGCAGCAAGGAATGGACGACGAACTCATCGCATTCCTCGCAAAGAACAGCCCCGTTCCCGTGACATACGCAGGCGGCGCGAAGTCGCTGGAAGACCTACAACACGTCAAGGACATATCCGGCGGAAAAATTGACCTCACCATCGGATCGGCACTCGACCTCTTCGGTGGCAAAGGAGTGAAGTATGAAGACTGCGTCAAGTTCAACAAAGCTTAA